Below is a window of Mesotoga infera DNA.
ATAACTATCCCTACGCTCACATCTGTCGACCAGGACCCCAGAACCCTGGGGTCGGAATCGGTTGTCGCTCTATCGAAAATACTTTCTGGAAAGAGGGTGTCTGACACGATCATAGATGTCAAGCTTACGATAAGAAACTCCACAAGTGTTATGCATCACTGATCCCCGCTTCAATAATATCTTTCATCACGACATTTTCAGACCTCATTAAAAAGAAACGCTCTCGAGAAGCAATGAAGCGACGCTATCCTATCTAATGCAAGAACGCCGCCATCTGCGCTCGAGGTTTTTCCATATGTTATGCATTTTTCAAGCGGGTTCGAGTCTGGAAAGATCTCGAGGTGATCCAATTATTGTGATTCTCAGTCAAAGCTTGGAAGAGGTGATTGAATTGTATGGAAGAGCGATAGAATTTCCGGAGTCGGGCAAATGGATAAATGTCGACCGTCCTCTGACTCTAGAGGATCTTAAAGGGTTTGTAGTATTGTTTGACTTCTGGACTTACTGCTGCATAAACTGCATTCATGTGATCCCGGACCTCAATTGGCTGGAAGAGAAGTACAAAGACAGTCCTTTCCTCGTTATCGGGGTCCATTCCGCGAAGTTTGAGAACGAACGCGAAGAGAAGAGTATCAGAGCCGCTGTCGAGCGTTATGGAATAGAACATCCCGTTCTTATCGACAACGAATATTACCTTTGGGACAGGTATGTAGTTCGCGCATGGCCGCCTTATGTCCTGATAGGACCTGACGGAAGGATTTTGTCAAAAACCTCTGGCGAGGGCAAGCGAGATTACCTTTCAAATGAGATCTCCAAAGCTCTCGAGAATGGGAATTGGAGAGGGATTCTAAGCAATGAGAGGATACCGGTGACGCCTAAGTCATCCAAGAGAGATTCGACTCTTTCCTTTCCAGGGAAGATCGCCTTCGGGGATTCAAGGAAGATGTTTATAAGCGATTCGAACAACGATCGAATACTCGTAACGGAGCTTGCCTCTCCTTTTGAAGCAAAGGTGATCGATCAGATCGGAGGTCAGAGAAGAGGCTTCGAAGATGGAACTTTCGAAGAGGCTCGACTAAACAGGCCTCAGGGCATGGTCTATTCAGAGGGTGTACTTTACATAGCCGATACAGAGAACCATGCAATCAGAAAAGCCGATTTGAGAGAAAGAAAATTGAGGACAATTTCGGGCGACGGTCTTCAGGGCTTCAGCTGGCAACACAGCGGTGAAGCATCAAAGGCGCGGCTTAACTCCCCATGGGATTTGCAAACTGACGGAAGATATCTCTACATAGCTATGGCCGGAATGCATCAGATATGGAGGCTCGACTTAGAGGCAAATAGTATCTTCTCGTATGCAGGAAGCGGTGCCGAGAATATGTCAGATGGTTCTTTGAAAGAGGCGAACTTCGCACAGCCAAGCGGGCTATTCCTTGATGGAAAGAGTCTGTACGTTGCCGATTCAGAGGTTTCCGGAATAAGGTATGTAGATATGGAATCAGGATTGGTTCGAACTGTTGCTGGACACGGACTTTTCTCATTCGGTTATGTCGACGGCATTCTTTCAAGGTCTCTCTTTCAGCATCCGCTAGGAATTCACGGTTACGGAAGATTTCTGTACGTGGCCGATACCTATAACCATGCTATCAGGAAGATTGATCTTGGGATACAGCGAGTAGAGACGGTAATCAAGAATCTTGGAGAGGGAACCTGCACCCTGGATGGAGAGAAGTGCTCCACTCTCGGTCTATTCGAGCCAAACGATGTCAAATACTATAACGGGCTGTTGTACATAGCCGACACG
It encodes the following:
- a CDS encoding redoxin domain-containing protein, which encodes MYGRAIEFPESGKWINVDRPLTLEDLKGFVVLFDFWTYCCINCIHVIPDLNWLEEKYKDSPFLVIGVHSAKFENEREEKSIRAAVERYGIEHPVLIDNEYYLWDRYVVRAWPPYVLIGPDGRILSKTSGEGKRDYLSNEISKALENGNWRGILSNERIPVTPKSSKRDSTLSFPGKIAFGDSRKMFISDSNNDRILVTELASPFEAKVIDQIGGQRRGFEDGTFEEARLNRPQGMVYSEGVLYIADTENHAIRKADLRERKLRTISGDGLQGFSWQHSGEASKARLNSPWDLQTDGRYLYIAMAGMHQIWRLDLEANSIFSYAGSGAENMSDGSLKEANFAQPSGLFLDGKSLYVADSEVSGIRYVDMESGLVRTVAGHGLFSFGYVDGILSRSLFQHPLGIHGYGRFLYVADTYNHAIRKIDLGIQRVETVIKNLGEGTCTLDGEKCSTLGLFEPNDVKYYNGLLYIADTNNHLIRVFDGTELVELVVG